In the Methanothermobacter sp. K4 genome, TGCATCGGCCATGGATAGTTCATGCAACCATTTCACCTCTCTGGTCTGACAAAATTTTATAATTAGAATTAATAGAGTTATCTATATAAAAATTGTTAATCATGCATGGTGATTTTTCATGATAATAGGTTGTTCAGCATCACAGAAACTGGCTGCAAGCGTTGCAGATTTGCTTGATGATAGACTGTGTCCAGTTGAAACCCGTAAATTCCCTGACGGGGAGCGTTACATCCGTGTTAAGGGTGAGGTTGATGGTGAGGTCACCGTTGTCCAGTCAACAGGTTCCCCGCAGGATGAGAACCTCATGGAGCTTCTCTTCATGATGGAGAACCTCAAGGATCTTGGGGCGGATTATGTAAGGGCTGTGATACCCTACTTCGGTTATGGGAGGCAGGAGCGGCGCTTCAAGAGTGGAGAGGCTGTGTCAGCCAGGATAGTTGCCCGCCTTCTCGAGGCCGCTGGTGCGGATGAGATCATAACTGTGAACCTACATGAGAACTGCCTCAGCGAGTTCTTCACTGTACCCGTAACTGAACTCTCTGCCATGCCCCTCATAGCCCGGCACATTTCATTCCTGGATGATCCTGTGATCATAGCACCCGATAAGGGCGCCATGGGCCATGCCAGGGAGGTCAGCAGCATACTTGGATGTGAATGCGATTACATGGAGAAGGTGAGGCTTTCCCCTGAAACCGTTGAGACCCGGGTGCGGGACCTGGATGTTGAGGGAATGGACGCCGTGGTGGTGGATGACATCATAAGTACCGGGGGTACGATTGTCAATGCCGCGGGAATTTTAAGAAACTGCGGGGCCTCAAGCATAACCGTGTGCTGTGTCCACCCTGTCCTAGTGGAGGACGCTCTGCTCAAGATATTCTCTGCCGGTGTTGAGCGGGTGATTGCGACAGACACCCTGAAATCCGAGGTAAGTGAGATCTCAGTGGCTCCTCTGATTGCAGAGGCCATAAAATAATTTTTTTTTTCATTCTGACTTAAAGAGTGGCCCTTATACTAAAAGAGGAAAAACAGGACATATCCTCTGAAAATCCTTCAAAATTTAAAAAAAGTGGGAAAAAATTGGTCTGCTTCTTCTGGAAAAAAATCAGTGCATGGCTGGTTTTTTTATGATTGAGGATACTATATCGCTTATCTTCTGCATCCTCTCAAGGAGGCTCTCCTTGCCCTTACCAATGAGGGCGTGTTCCAGGACGTCACCGAGGGTCTCAACGGGTATTATCTCAACCTTATCCTCATATCTCTTCTCAATCATGACGTCCCCCATGTTGGAGGCTGGTATGAGTACCTTCTTTATCCCTGCCTCTGCAGCTGCCTCTATCTTCCCTGTAACCCCACCCACTGGGAGCACATCTCCACGTATGCTAAGTGAGCCTGTTAGGGCCACTGACTGATCCACGGGTATTTCCTCGAGGGCTGATATGACGGCTGTTGCCACTGAGACGCTTGCACTGTCACCCTCCACTCCATCGTATGCCTGGAGGAACTGGATGTGTATGTCATAGTTTGATATGTCTGTACCTGTGTATTTCTTGATGAGGGCACTTACGTTCTGAACCGCTTCACGGGCGATCTCACCCAGTTTACCTGTTGCTATTATCCTGCCCTCCTCCTTACTCTGGGCGGGGGCTGCCTCTGCAGCTATCGGGAGGATGATACCGCTCCTGTCACCGATTATTGCAAGTCCATTGACACGTCCAACCTCGCCACCCTCTGATTTGAAGACACTGTACTTCTTCTTCTGTACAATGTATCGGTCTGCTATCTGCTGCTCTAGGGTCCTTGAAAGTTTCTTTGCCTCCATAACATCCCTTGTCTCAACAAGCTCAGCGCCACGGCTCTTGGCAATGTCCCCTGCAGCCCTCACAAGACCGCCGAGTTCACGGAGTTTGAGTGTGAGTGAATCCTTCTTACCGGCCCTCCTCTGGGCCTCCCTTATGATTTCCTCTATGGCCTCCCTGCTGAAGTGGGGGATCCTTCCATCCTTTTCAACTTCCTGTGCAACGAACTGGACAAGTTTGTCCCTGTTTTCAGGTGTATCAGGCATTGTGTCCTTCATGAAAACCTCATAACCGTATCCCCTTATCCTTGAACGGAGGGCCGGGTGCATGCCCTCAAGCACCTGAAGGTTACCTGATGCCACCAGAACAAAGTCACATGGTACGGCCTGTGAACGCACCATTGCACCGCTGCTCGTCTCGCTCTGACCCGTAATTGAGTACTTCTTCTCCTGCATTGCTGTTAGGAGTTCCTGCTGGGTCTTCATCTTCATCGTCCCTATCTCGTCTATGTAGAGGACTCCCTTGTTGGCCCTGTGTATCATCCCGGCCTCGACCCTCTCATGTGCAGGCGTGCCGAGGCCTCCTGACTGGTATGGGTCGTGCCTCACATCCCCCAGGAGTGCACCTGCATGGGCGCCGGTTGCATCCACGAATGGTGCAACCTGCCTTCCCTCATTGTTGACCAGGAGCTTGGGCACCATGACCGTGGTCCTTGGTCTGAACTGCTGAAGGGCCAGAAAGACTATACCCGCCGCTATTATGGCCGCAAGGAACTGGTTAACCATGAACCCGAGGACCAGGATGAATGATATTATGAGCATCATGAAGAGGTTCTTCTTCTCATCCTGTGCCCTTGCCCTGTTCTTGTGGTTCATGACGATTTTCCTGCCCTCCCCTGCTGGTACAGTACCTATGAGGGGGTTGTTTGGGTCTTCTATGTTGGGGTAGACCAGTATGTCCTGGAGTTTCTCCCGGGGCAGGAGTTCAGCCATGGCCTTGGCCAGCATTGATTTGCCGACCCCAGGTTCACCTATCAGTAATACGTTACGTCTCTGTTCTGCAGCCTTTTTTATGGTCTCAACTGCCTCTTCCTGACCTATGATCTGATCTATGAGTCTTTCAGGGACATCTATGTCCTTTGAGGTTTCATATGAAAGGCTCCTTTCTGATTCCTTTTTATTATCAGTACCTTCATATGAAACAGATTCTTCAATTCTGAAGTTTTTAATGGTGGTTTTCATTTCTATTCAAATGCCTCCATTAAGTGAAGTGGTTAAAATAAAATCACAGTTAATGATTATCCCTTCTGCCTAAAATATTTTACTTACAAATTTTTATTTTAATATATGGTGATGTCACTTATAAAGGTATCTCCCAGGGCTCAGCGGTTTATCTCGGATATCAGGGCAAGTGCATTCTGGATAAATTTCTCAACGATTTTACGGTATTTCTCCTCACTTGCCCTGAGGGCCTCCTGTATCCTCTTCATCTCAGTTATATCCCTTGCAATGGTGGATACACCTATAACCTCACCATTAACATCCCTGAGTGGTGAGAGTGAAATGGAAACCCATATCTCCTCCCCATCCTTCCTCAACCTCCTGGCCTCAAAATTTGAAACAAGTTTACCTGATCTCACCTCAGATATTAGGTTCCTGAGCCTTTCAAATTCTTCCTCATCCATGAGGATCGAGACACTCTCTCCCCTGACCTCATCTGCACTGTAACCATATATCCTCTCAGCGCCCCTGTTCCAGTCAATTATGGTCCCATCAAGGTCATAACTTACGATGGCATCCCCTGAGGACTCCACGATGGACGCCAATCTTTCAAGTTCACGCTGGAATCTCACCCTCTCTGTCACATCCCTGAAGATGGCCCTGCTGTATTCAACCTCACCATCCCTCATGCGAACGTTGACGTTTCCCTCCACAAAGATCTTCTCACCATCCCTTGTTATGAACGCAGTTTCAACAAGGGGAATGCTCTCCCCACTCATCACACGCCTGAAGATCTCGTGGCACTCATCCCGCTTGTCAGGGTGTATCACATCAAATATGGTTAGATTCTCAATTTCGTCCTCAGTGTAACCCAGGGTCTCCATCCAGGCCCTGTTCACATATACGAATCTGCCATCAGGGTCAACCGCCTGTATCATGTCATTGGCATTCTCAAAGAGGTCCCTGAACTGCTCCTCCCTTCTGTGAACCTCATCCTCCATTCTCCTCCTCTCTGATATATCCCTGATTATTGAGGTCAGAAAAAGGCCCCCCGGGGTCCGGGCGGGGTTCAGGCTCATTTCAACAGGAAACTCAGTCCCATCTGATCGCAGGGAGACAGTTTCAAAAACCCTTCCTGCAAGTTCGTGCTCTCCTTCCATCCGGTATTCCCTCATCTTGGCATTGAGGTCATCCCTAAGGGATTCCGGGACAATTAAATCAACCCTTTTACCCTCAAGGGACGTGTATCCAAACATCCCATCTGCTGCAGGATTTGAGAATACGATAATGCCCTCAGAGTCAACTGTGATCACCCCATCGGGGCTGTTATGTATAACTGTCTCAAATACTGATTTAAGGTCCTCATCAGACAGTAAAGGGCTTTCAGGAGAAACACCGGACATCCAACCATCTCCACATAATAAATCAAATGGGCTCAGATAATATTTATGCCGGCAAGGTATTTAAGATTTTAGTGATCAATAGATCTTAGGATCACAGCGGCCCAGAAGTGGTGAAGAAATGAGTTCAAAATGTATAATGGTGCAGGGGACATCATCAAGTGCCGGTAAGAGTGTGCTTGTGGCTGCACTCTGCCGCATATTCTCAAAGAGGGGTTACCGGGTTGCCCCCTTCAAATCCCAGAACATGTCACTGAATTCCTTCACAACCCATGAGAACAGGGAGATAGCAGTGGCACAGGTCCTCCAGGCAGAGGCTGCAGGTATCAGGCCATCATACCATATGAACCCCATACTCCTCAAACCCAAGGAGGACTTCACATCCCAGGTCATAGTCCACGGGAGACCCGCTGGGAACATGAACTTCCAGGAATACCAGACAGGCTTCCGGGAAACCGCCCTTAAGGCCATAAAGGAGTCCCTTGATTACCTTAAGGAGCGATATGACATCATTGTCATTGAAGGGGCCGGGTCCCCTGCCGAGATAAACATGAGGGACAGGGACCTTGCCAATATGGAGATAGCACATCTTGCAGACGCCGATGTTATACTTGTTGCTGATATAGACCGTGGAGGAGTTTTCGCCTCAATTGCAGGCACCCTAATGCTTCTTGATGAGCGTGACAGGTCACGGATAAGGGGTGTTGTCATAAACAAGTTCCGGGGAAACCTTGACATCCTCATGCCAGGTATAGAAAGGATTGAGGAGATCACCG is a window encoding:
- a CDS encoding ribose-phosphate diphosphokinase, translating into MIIGCSASQKLAASVADLLDDRLCPVETRKFPDGERYIRVKGEVDGEVTVVQSTGSPQDENLMELLFMMENLKDLGADYVRAVIPYFGYGRQERRFKSGEAVSARIVARLLEAAGADEIITVNLHENCLSEFFTVPVTELSAMPLIARHISFLDDPVIIAPDKGAMGHAREVSSILGCECDYMEKVRLSPETVETRVRDLDVEGMDAVVVDDIISTGGTIVNAAGILRNCGASSITVCCVHPVLVEDALLKIFSAGVERVIATDTLKSEVSEISVAPLIAEAIK
- the lonB gene encoding ATP-dependent protease LonB, yielding MKTTIKNFRIEESVSYEGTDNKKESERSLSYETSKDIDVPERLIDQIIGQEEAVETIKKAAEQRRNVLLIGEPGVGKSMLAKAMAELLPREKLQDILVYPNIEDPNNPLIGTVPAGEGRKIVMNHKNRARAQDEKKNLFMMLIISFILVLGFMVNQFLAAIIAAGIVFLALQQFRPRTTVMVPKLLVNNEGRQVAPFVDATGAHAGALLGDVRHDPYQSGGLGTPAHERVEAGMIHRANKGVLYIDEIGTMKMKTQQELLTAMQEKKYSITGQSETSSGAMVRSQAVPCDFVLVASGNLQVLEGMHPALRSRIRGYGYEVFMKDTMPDTPENRDKLVQFVAQEVEKDGRIPHFSREAIEEIIREAQRRAGKKDSLTLKLRELGGLVRAAGDIAKSRGAELVETRDVMEAKKLSRTLEQQIADRYIVQKKKYSVFKSEGGEVGRVNGLAIIGDRSGIILPIAAEAAPAQSKEEGRIIATGKLGEIAREAVQNVSALIKKYTGTDISNYDIHIQFLQAYDGVEGDSASVSVATAVISALEEIPVDQSVALTGSLSIRGDVLPVGGVTGKIEAAAEAGIKKVLIPASNMGDVMIEKRYEDKVEIIPVETLGDVLEHALIGKGKESLLERMQKISDIVSSIIKKPAMH
- a CDS encoding PAS domain S-box protein, with translation MSGVSPESPLLSDEDLKSVFETVIHNSPDGVITVDSEGIIVFSNPAADGMFGYTSLEGKRVDLIVPESLRDDLNAKMREYRMEGEHELAGRVFETVSLRSDGTEFPVEMSLNPARTPGGLFLTSIIRDISERRRMEDEVHRREEQFRDLFENANDMIQAVDPDGRFVYVNRAWMETLGYTEDEIENLTIFDVIHPDKRDECHEIFRRVMSGESIPLVETAFITRDGEKIFVEGNVNVRMRDGEVEYSRAIFRDVTERVRFQRELERLASIVESSGDAIVSYDLDGTIIDWNRGAERIYGYSADEVRGESVSILMDEEEFERLRNLISEVRSGKLVSNFEARRLRKDGEEIWVSISLSPLRDVNGEVIGVSTIARDITEMKRIQEALRASEEKYRKIVEKFIQNALALISEINR